Proteins encoded by one window of Halichondria panicea chromosome 8, odHalPani1.1, whole genome shotgun sequence:
- the LOC135339419 gene encoding SH3 domain-containing protein Dlish-like — protein MSSFLAMCPAPFQKPKKSKSKVSSSSKRRGGQSSSHRPPPLPTIVDQLPLGPVPRHPQHDQSQRRACCCEAGECLQSATSSSAASTSTHTSGYQTDDGTFEGKLLGRASQARPANLRMTAIRDYTPCCHEELAVRKGQRVKVLYKNNDWVYALTKSGEAGYIPYSFVRPSRKYAGYQSEPEYCQDTDATYASGYDTDMPVSRGRVTRTQIGDVPMYSVHTAFSGGSPESRRVPMQGRKYTSGYSSAVETTTPPSVYRALRPAKSVHNILDSSSPGSSRRPAEPKPVSYERLFLEELVVIHDFEAKEEDEVFAGKGERVRVLNADDPFWLWIETTPGDQGFVPRSCCSLGNHELLHSHASRRQSASARTPQTTRHARKYYYERSRAQTAAKQARSTAKQRFHELARLRNTPQNPVLMPKEEIQRMGSKLIVLMDYTATQDNELSVQFAETIFADVLKQSGAERIWAYCPRDDRCGYVPVSLVVPPVV, from the exons ATGTCCAGCTTCTTGGCGATGTGTCCTGCTCCCTTCCAGAAACCAAAGAAAAGCAAAA GTAAGGTCTCCAGCTCCAGTAAGAGGCGAGGTGGTCAGTCCAGCAGTCACCGTCCCCCTCCCCTGCCCACCATAGTGGACCAGCTACCACTAGGCCCAGTCCCAAGACACCCACAACATGACCAG AGTCAGCGCAGGGCCTGCTGCTGTGAGGCTGGAGAGTGTCTCCAGAGTGCCACCAGCAGCTCAGCAGCCAGTACATCCACTCACACCTCTGGCTATCAGACTGATGATGGGACCTTTGAGGGAAAGCTACTAGGCAGAGCATCACAAGCCCGACCAGCCAATCTAAGAATGACTGCAATACGTGACTATACGCCCTGCTGTCACGAGGAGCTGGCTGTGAGGAAAGGACAGAGAGTGAAAGTGCTCTATAAGAACAATGATTGGGTGTATGCTCTCACCAAGAGTGGGGAGGCTGGCTACATTCCATACTCGTTTGTTCGACCATCACGCAAGTATGCAGGCTATCAATCAGAGCCAGAATACTGTCAAGATACCGACGCCACGTATGCTTCAGGTTATGACACTGATATGCCTGTAAGTCGAGGTAGGGTCACCCGAACACAGATAGGAGATGTGcccatgtacagtgtacacacagccTTCTCTGGAGGTAGCCCTGAATCCAGGAGGGTACCTATGCAGGGTCGCAAATACACGAGTGGCTACTCATCAGCTGTGGAGACTACCACTCCACCGTCAGTGTACAGGGCCTTAAGACCTGCCAAATCAGTGCACAATATTCTAGACTCTTCATCTCCTGGTTCCAGTCGACGTCCTGCTGAACCCAAGCCTGTGAGCTATGAGCGGTTATTCCTAGAGGAGTTGGTTGTTATCCATGACTTTGAAGCCAAGGAAGAAGATGAAGTGTTTGCTGGGAAAGGAGAGAGAGTGCGTGTACTGAATGCGGATGACCCCTTCTGGCTGTGGATTGAGACCACTCCAGGAGACCAGGGCTTTGTACCACGATCCTGCTGCTCTCTAGGAAACCATGAGT tgctccACAGCCATGCCTCCAGGAGACAGTCTGCCTCTGCTAGAACACCTCAAACAACAAGACATGCTCGCAAGTACTACTACGAACGATCACGGGCACAGACTGCAGCCAAACAAGCGCGATCCACTGCTAAACAGAGGTTCCATGAGCTGGCACGACTACGCAACACTCCCCAGAACCCAGTCCTCATGCCCAAGGAGGAGATACAGAGAATGGGCTCTAAACTCATAGTTCTTATGGACTATACTGCCACTCAAGATAACGAACTATCTGTACAGTTTGCAGAGACTATATTTGCTGATGTATTGAAACAGAGTGGAGCAGAGAGGATATGGGCTTATTGTCCTCGTGATGATCGCTGTGGCTACGTCCCTGTGTCCCTCGTTGTCCCTCCTGTAGTCTAG
- the LOC135339433 gene encoding uncharacterized protein F58A4.6-like, translating into MCGYVDTLHRDCVHIDMMKTVAVERETKSEGERSCEEVERSGRSCERLVECRDVVLFSTDTPTDTRTPDDVIISLEADMSWCARLLSVCVRGVGVRYLSACWSTLGGAHSALGECSQAHAVQAGLVSQQQLALALIMGDPLLVARCKLFLAFSLLQQGRVKRAARIIRDQYVFATSESSVYDQKLVDMCLAAWTRVKQLTPLTVTN; encoded by the exons atgtgtGGTTATGTCGACACTCTTCATCGAGATTGTGTACATATTGATATGATGAAGACAGTAGCAGTGGAGAGGGAGACTAAGAGTGAAGGTGAGAGGTCATGTGAGGAGGTTGAGAGGTCAGGGAGGTCATGTGAGCGGCTGGTGGAATGTCGTGATGTGGTTCTATTCTCTACTGACACACCTACTGACACACGTACAcctgatgatgtcatcatttCCTTAGAGGCCGACATGTCCTG GTGTGCTCGgttgttgagtgtgtgtgtgcgtggtgtggGTGTTCGTTACTTGTCAGCGTGTTGGTCTACTCTTGGAGGAGCACACTCTGCTCTGGGAGAATGTAGTCAAGCACAT GCTGTACAGGCTGGACTGGTGTCCCAGCAGCAACTAGCTCTTGCCCTGATCATGGGAGATCCATTGTTGGTGGCgcgttgcaagctcttcttggcaTTCAGTCTACTACAGCAGGGGAGAGTCAAGAGAGCTGCTAGAATTATCAG GGACCAGTATGTGTTTGCCACCTCTGAGAGCAGTGTGTATGATCAAAAG TTGGTGGACATGTGTCTGGCAGCCTGGACAAGAGTCAAGCAACTAACTCCACTAACAGTTACAAACTAA
- the LOC135339409 gene encoding ubiquitin carboxyl-terminal hydrolase 32-like codes for MGVGRSKSMSISYEEACKRVPGPVLTRLQETFKRLSSVSGALPQLTFMRDVLGDAVPIKLAEAIYESFGGGQKGISLKDLVCGLVLLSYGSQHEKARFIGQLVCGESDKVTRERLDQLVIDCDGAPPTVSLDDLFPGDTTTSSLDIFESWLCTHKSLASFSAWLLGEGGGLILEGPPDPPTFHQTLAGRYGVDQQVIMDLEKCYWSLKGGSGKFDLSTLTSYVNPPLPDDLCEDLFRVMDLNLDGHIDLTELIEVVALVCRGSGDDPHKFCFRLFDRDEDNLLSRDELVTAVSILHTIRDINTSPDDTTVPEEVTSEEVADSALQAHSKEKEGHLTADEYFNWTNECDLGSHLVKILVEICHIKFGLRPSNPELEGSVVNGYLNRFRKSGRCHGDTVYIIPSEWFTQWRVYTSQEVESPTKHHKKNKRSKSKSRSKSTQLTTPLPVTPPRSHSMPGEAIELGSIVPASVTAEARPPPPPIDNAPLCVPEVTGSKKLPSLTNEGGRLVKSRLLVEGKDYVVLPEVVWKVFISWHGTTGYSIPSLPRIVGPSGQVDLYPLVFKLYRHTTNPAPAKSSNLPWPLASLLTSVGLLSSTPTVSAPLLTAGGDESGAAPQPRRVPYYQAAFPKSTTLAQVSEAIQAVLRVKSEDLRLYNYSSEDPVLLEEDGVTLEQLGLTEGDKLLVETRNKDNSWPEEIIAILKEVIVKDKPKQPVVEVKVPQGATGLSNLGNTCFMNSALQCVSNTRPLTTYFRERDHLSEVNKDNPLGTGGVLAKRYGELIDDLWTGNSKSITPLKFRFTVGRYAPQFNGFQQQDCQELLAFLLDGLHEDLNRVKDKAYRELGDSDGRDDSVVAKEAWDYHLSRNQSIIVDLFQGQLKSVVTCKECQFSSVRFDPFTFLSLPLPMESTVNLEVIVVLLDGSQPLRYGLKLELDDKYRQLKRAVCDLSGLEPADILLVEVYGGIVRSIPSDSTKIRSMLGGWLYAYEIPPAPTLTPTARADSPDEARRVAKVTEVRRERAMSLHTIEEERKRARLAQANLSSSVSHDTTDDIEIQAVDTTPPDDTPPSNTATDTPPSNTATDAHPSNTATDTPPNDASVESPDIESVSPDLVARRPQSPEPSRSGLEGSDGFVFAFHRRTFSVENYFVASQKTRPAIFGTPVVVPCDGSSQRAALYDCVWGQVKRLMIPDPPNRTRSPEHGSQYPFVLKLVSKDGLTCSQCPWYEFCIGCPLPCDESPLGRTSGYIAVDWDNTTLHLKYQSAQERPLEHASMESLKVIDTKPIDLYDCFKAFVRQDELGDEESWYCKRCQTHREAIKSLEIWRLPPVLIIHLKRFQFFNGRWVKSQRDVTFPLNLDPTRHTAHNSNGHDHEDEEASDEPMELQTESHDIAMETDTPHDVAMDTDTPQDVSCDIQPSDDSQLYKLFALCVHSGMMGGGHYVSFAKNPNTSWYYFNDSSCKETSEDRVLEESPYLLFYELQDLDYNKFRGQRSGAKGQDVGADDDREFEETLKNLRKSCSIQ; via the exons ATGGGAGTAGGCCgctccaagtccatgtccatcTCCTATGAGGAGGCATGCAAGAGAG TGCCAGGGCCTGTGCTGACAAGACTCCAGGAGACCTTCAAGAGACTGTCCTCAGTGAGTGGTGCTCTACCACAACTCACCTTCATGAGAGATGTCCTGGGAGACGCTGTACCCATCAAGTTAGCCGAG GCTATCTATGAATCGTTTGGAGGGGGCCAGAAGGGGATTTCCCTCAAGGACCTCGTGTGTGGTCTGGTGCTACTGTCCTATGGCTCTCAACACGAGAAAGCACGCT tcatTGGTCAGTTGGTGTGCGGAGAAAGTGACAAGGTTACGAGAGAGAGACTAGATCAACTCGTCATTGATTGCGATGGTGCTCCACCCACCGTATCCCTTGACGACCTGTTCCCTGGTGACACTACTACTTCCTCACTGGATATTTTTGAGAGCTGGTTATGTACACACAAGTCGTTAGCCTCATTCTCAGCATGGCTACTAGGAGAGGGGGGTGGGCTTATACTAGAGGGCCCTCCAGATCCACCCACCTTCCATCAAACACTGGCAGGACGCTACGGTGTAGATCAACAAGTTATCATGGATCTAGAGAAGTGTTACTGGTCTCTCAAAGGAGGTAGTGGTAAGTTTGACCTCTCAACTCTGACCTCTTACGTGAACCCTCCTCTCCCGGACGACCTTTGTGAGG ACTTGTTCCGTGTGATGGACTTGAACCTGGATGGCCATATTGACTTGACAGAGCTCATAGAAGTGGTGGCACTCGTGTGTAGAGGAAGTGGGGACGACCCACacaagt TTTGCTTCAGATTGTTTGATCGTGATGAAGACAACCTGTTGTCCAGAGATGAGCTAGTCACTGCAGTGTCCATACTCCACACAATCAGGGACATTAACACATCACCTGATGATACTAcagtaccagaggag GTCACCTCCGAGGaagttgctgactcagcactacAGGCTCACAGCAAGGAGAAG gaaGGCCACCTCACGGCAGACGAATACTTTAACTGGACCAATGAGTGTGACTTGGGTAGCCATCTTGTCAAGATACTAGTAGAGATTTGCCACATCAAGTTTGGACTCCGACCTTCGAACCCTGAACTAGAAGGTAGCGTGGTCAACGGCTATCTCAACAGGTTTCGCAAGTCTGGCCGTTGCCATGGTGACACGGTGTACATCATTCCCAGTGAGTGGTTCACTCAGTGGAGAGTGTACACATCTCAagag GTCGAGAGTCCAACAAAACATCACAAGAAGAACAAACGTAGTAAGAGCAAGTCTAGATCCAAGTCCACCcagttgaccacaccccttccTGTCACACCCCCTCGTTCCCACAGCATGCCTGGGGAGGCTATAGAGTTGGGTAGTATTG TCCCGGCTAGTGTCACTGCTGAAGCTCGTcctccaccaccacccatTGATAACGCTCCTCTGTGTGTACCCGAGGTGACAGGCTCTAAGAAACTACCCTCTCTTACTAATGAAG GTGGGCGGTTGGTGAAGTCACGGCTTCTGGTAGAGGGCAAGGATTACGTTGTATTGCCTGAGGTCGTGTGGAAGGTCTTCATCTCATGGCATGGCACTACTGGATATTCAATTCCCTCTCTACCACGCATT gtgggtCCCAGTGGACAAGTTGACTTGTATCCGTTAGTGTTCAAGTTATATCGGCACACTACCAACCCAGCCCCTGCCAAGTCCTCCAATCTCCCCTGGCCATTAGCCTCTCTATTGACTAGTGTGGGGTTGCTTAGTAGCACTCCTACTGTGAGTGCCCCCCTCCTCACTGCTGGGGGGGATGAGAGCGGTGCAGCTCCTCAACCACGACGTGTACCTTACTACCAAGCAGCCTTCCCTAAGTCAACCACTCTAGCACAG GTGAGTGAGGCTATCCAGGCTGTACTGCGTGTCAAGAGTGAGGACTTGAGACTGTACAACTATTCTAGTGAAGACCCAGTGCTCTTGGAGGAAGATGGTGTTACACTAGAGCAGCTTGGCCTGACAGAAGGGGACAAGCTGCTAGTGGAGA CTCGTAACAAGGACAACTCGTGGCCAGAGGAGATCATAGCAATACTCAAGGAGGTCATTGTCAAAGACAAACCAAAGCAACCTGTGGTAGAGGTCAAAGTTCCTCAGGGGGCTACCGGACTCAGTAACCTTGGCAACACATGCTTCATGAACTCTGCACTCCAGTGTGTGAGCAACACACGACCTTTGACGACCTATTTCCGTGAGAGAGACCATCTCTCTGAGGTCAACAA GGACAACCCCCTCGGGACAGGGGGTGTGCTAGCCAAGAGATATGGTGAGCTAATTGATGACCTTTGGACCGGCAACTCCAAGAGCATCACTCCACTCAAGTTCAGA tTCACAGTGGGACGATATGCTCCTCAGTTCAATGGGTTCCAGCAGCAAGATTGTCAGGAGCTACTAGCATTTCTATTGGACGGACTCCATGAAGATCTGAACAGAGTCAAGGACAAGGCATATCGTGAGCTGGGTGATTCTGATGGTCGTGATGACAGTGTGGTGGCCAAGGAGGCGTGGGATTACCACCTCTCCAGAAACCAGTCCATCATCGTGGACCTATTCCAGGGACAG CTCAAGTCTGTGGTGACGTGTAAGGAGTGCCAGTTTAGTAGCGTGCGCTTTGACCCCTTCACTTTCCTATCTCTTCCACTGCCGATGGAGAGTACAGTTAATCTAGAGGTCATAG TGGTACTATTGGATGGGAGTCAACCATTGAGATACGGTCTCAAGTTAGAGCTAGATGATAAGTATCGACAGCTCAAGCGTGCTGTCTGTGACTTGAGTGGACTAGAGCCAGCGGACATTCTGCTAGTAGAGGTGTACGGTGGAATAGTGCGG AGCATTCCCTCTGACTCTACCAAGATACGCTCCATGTTGGGTGGGTGGTTGTATGCGTATGAGATCCCTCCAGCCCCAACACTTACGCCCACGGCAAGAGCAGACTCTCCTGATGAGGCTCGGAGGGTAGCAAAGGTCACAGAGGTCAGACGAGAGAGAGCTATGTCACTACACACAATTGAAGAGGAACGGAAAAGAGCGCGACTAGCACAAGCCAACCTATCATCATCTGTATCACATGACACTACTGATGATATAGAGATCCAAGCAGTTGATACCACGCCCCCTGATGACACACCTCCTAGTAACACAGCTACTGACACGCCCCCTAGTAACACAGCTACTGACGCACACCCTAGCAACACAGCTACTGACACACCCCCTAACGACGCATCTGTAGAGTCACCTGACATTGAGAGCGTGTCACCTGACTTGGTTGCTAGGAGACCACAGTCCCCGGAACCTTCCAGGAGTGGACTTGAGGGAAGCGATGGATTTGTGTTTGCATTTCATCGCAGGACA ttctCAGTGGAGAACTACTTTGTGGCCTCTCAAAAGACTCGTCCTGCTATATTCGGCACACCAGTTGTTGTGCCTTGTGATGGTAGCTCACAGAGAGCGGCTCTgtatgactgtgtgtggggaCAAGTGAAGCGCCTTATGATACCAGACCCTCCCAACAGAACCAG gtccCCAGAGCATGGAAGTCAGTACCCCTTTGTGTTGAAGCTGGTGTCTAAGGATGGGCTGACTTGTAGCCAGTGTCCTTGGTATGAGTTCTGCATTGGTTGCCCTCTACCTTGTGATGAGAGCCCTCTTGGTAGGACCTCTGGTTATATTGCTGTGGACTGGGACAATACAACACTGCACCTCAAGTACCAGTCAGCACAGGAAAGG CCCCTGGAGCATGCCAGTATGGAGAGTCTAAAGGTCATTGATACCAAACCTATTGATTTGTACGATTGTTTCAAAGCTTTTGTGCGTCAAGACGAGTTAGGGGACGAGGAGTCATG GTACTGTAAGAGGTGTCAAACTCATCGCGAGGCTATCAAAAGTTTGGAGATATGGAGACTCCCTCCGGTGTTG ATTATTCATTTAAAGAGGTTTCAGTTTTTCAACGGACGTTGGGTAAAGTCTCAAAGAGATGTCACCTTTCCATTGAACCTTGACCCCACTCGCCACACAGCACACAATAGCAACGGCCATGATCAT gaAGATGAGGAGGCGTCTGATGAACCAATGGAATTGCAGACagagtcacatgacattgccATGGAGACGGACACACCACATGATGTTGCCATGGATACTGACACACCACAGGACGTGTCATGTGATATACAGCCTTCTGATGACTCACAGCTCTACAAACTGTTTGCTCTCTGT GTCCACTCAGGCATGATGGGAGGAGGTCACTATGTCTCCTTTGCTAAGAACCCAAACACCAGCTGGTACTACTTCAATGATAGCAGTTGCAag GAAACCTCAGAGGATCGTGTGCTGGAGGAGTCTCCATATTTACTCTTCTATGAGCTACAAGATCTCGACTACAACAAGTTCAGAGGGCAAAGATCAGGGGCCAAAGGTCAAGATGTAGGCGCAGACGATGATAGAGAGTTCGAAGAAACTTTGAAAAACTTGAGAAAGAGTTGTTCTATTCAGTAG
- the LOC135339429 gene encoding derlin-2-like yields MAQQFRTEFMQIPIITRVYVTASILTTLAVQLSLVTPIQLLYHPQLVLRGELWRLVTCFMFFGPVGISLVFNMLFLYRFCRKLEETSFAGNTAGFIIMLLFGASVTVIIGTVLVRMMFMGEALTTMLVYVWCRRNPFVRYSFFGLFTFQAPYLPWLLVLLSVLFGGSVVVDLVGIAVGHVYYFLEDVFPNKPGGFKILKTPAFLHRLCDGPQGDPDFVPPPEERPGGFAWGEGRQQ; encoded by the exons ATGGCCCAACAGTTCAGAACAGAGTTTATGCAGATACCTATCATCACAAGAGTCTATGTTACTGCCTCGATTCTCACGACATTGGCCGTG CAACTAAGTCTGGTGACCCCCATCCAACTACTCTACCATCCTCAGTTGGTGCTCAGAGGAGAG CTATGGCGACTGGTGACTTGCTTCATGTTCTTTGGGCCAGTTGGCATATCCCTTGTATTCAACATGCTCTTCCTATATCGATTCTGTCGGAAACTTGAGGAGACCAGTTTTGCTGGCAACACTGCCGGCTTCATCATCATGTTGCTCTTTGGTGCCTCTGTAACAGTG ATCATAGGGACAGTCTTGGTGCGTATGATGTTCATGGGAGAGGCCCTCACTACTATGCTGGTCTATGTGTGGTGTCGTAGGAACCCGTTTGTTCGCTACAGTTTCTTTGGCTTGTTTACATTCCAAGCTCCTTATTTACCGTGGTTACTGGTGCTGCTCTCAGTGCTGTTTGGAGGCTCAGTGGTGGTGGACCTTGTCG GCATAGCAGTGGGTCATGTCTACTACTTTCTAGAGGATGTGTTTCCCAACAAACCAGGCGGATTCAAGATTCTTAAAACACCAGCTTTCTT acacagactgTGTGACGGCCCTCAAGGAGACCCGGACTTTGTTCCTCCACCAGAAGAACGACCTGGTGGATTTGCATGGGGAGAAGGAAGACAACAATAG